Proteins encoded together in one Halalkaliarchaeum sp. AArc-CO window:
- the lwrS gene encoding LWR-salt protein — protein sequence MHAEYVFRVRFRLDARRVRTEPETFETVVRLPAEPPGANGWLFFRNALWRGEVNDDAYARELASDWLGLPVESVSFREFECDAAYREALEAEIGRHLETFNAESVEETLHKYFGSSIRVQPRGEGNH from the coding sequence ATGCACGCCGAGTACGTCTTCCGGGTTCGGTTTCGACTCGACGCCCGGCGGGTGCGGACGGAGCCGGAGACGTTCGAGACGGTCGTTCGCCTGCCGGCGGAGCCGCCGGGCGCCAACGGCTGGCTGTTCTTCCGGAACGCGCTGTGGCGAGGTGAGGTGAACGACGACGCATACGCCCGTGAGCTCGCGAGTGACTGGCTCGGCCTCCCAGTGGAGAGCGTGAGCTTCCGGGAGTTCGAGTGCGACGCGGCGTATCGCGAAGCGCTAGAGGCGGAGATCGGACGGCACCTCGAGACGTTCAACGCCGAATCGGTCGAGGAGACGCTTCACAAGTACTTCGGAAGCTCGATCCGGGTCCAGCCACGGGGCGAAGGAAACCACTGA
- a CDS encoding 4a-hydroxytetrahydrobiopterin dehydratase → MPELLSDEEIERRLPDGWERDGDEIVREYGFDDYLAGVAFAGDAGEIAEEEFHHPEMVIRYKELEVRFTTHDAGGITERDMTLAASFDELFEAEFDGGD, encoded by the coding sequence ATGCCCGAACTGCTTTCCGACGAGGAGATCGAGAGACGGCTCCCGGACGGCTGGGAGCGGGACGGCGACGAAATCGTACGCGAGTACGGCTTCGATGACTACCTCGCAGGTGTCGCGTTCGCCGGCGATGCCGGTGAGATCGCCGAGGAAGAGTTCCACCACCCCGAGATGGTGATCCGGTACAAGGAACTCGAAGTGCGGTTTACGACCCACGACGCCGGCGGCATCACAGAGCGGGACATGACGCTTGCAGCATCGTTCGACGAACTCTTCGAAGCGGAGTTCGACGGCGGTGACTGA
- the uppS gene encoding polyprenyl diphosphate synthase, with protein MFRGLRQRLGGGRLSRSNVRERLVGPFERTYEQAYERLLRREIDEVPDHVAVIQDGNRRYARKKGAKAPEGHRAGASTTEQVLEWCEELGIEELTLYAFSTENFERPDEELEPLFDLVAEKLREFADAERVHETGVRIHAIGDVDRLPTRVQEAVAYAERRTAGYEEFRLNVALAYGGRNELTRAAREIAAEVDDGTLDPEAVDVAEIERRLYREPVREVDLIVRTGGDERTSNFLPWYANGNEAAVYFCAPYWPAFSKPDFLRGIRTYQARERSWRRNRVERAATLVRAIAAVEFAEARSLVGRLRDQFPRREAEEIENVLGDTDDPDLAD; from the coding sequence ATGTTCCGCGGCCTCCGGCAGCGACTCGGAGGGGGACGTCTCTCCCGTTCGAACGTCCGAGAGCGGCTGGTAGGACCGTTCGAGCGGACGTACGAGCAGGCCTACGAGCGGCTGCTCCGCCGGGAGATCGACGAGGTGCCGGATCACGTGGCGGTAATCCAGGACGGAAATCGGCGGTACGCCCGAAAAAAAGGGGCAAAGGCACCGGAGGGCCACCGGGCGGGAGCGTCGACGACCGAACAGGTGCTGGAGTGGTGTGAGGAGCTCGGGATCGAGGAGCTCACGCTGTATGCGTTTTCTACGGAGAACTTCGAGCGCCCCGACGAGGAGCTGGAGCCGCTGTTCGACTTGGTCGCCGAGAAACTCCGGGAGTTCGCCGACGCCGAGCGGGTTCACGAGACGGGCGTTCGGATCCACGCGATCGGCGACGTCGACCGGCTCCCGACGCGGGTGCAGGAGGCCGTGGCGTACGCCGAGCGCCGGACCGCCGGCTACGAGGAGTTCCGGCTGAACGTCGCGCTCGCGTACGGCGGCCGCAACGAACTCACCAGGGCGGCCCGGGAGATCGCAGCGGAGGTCGACGACGGGACGCTCGACCCCGAGGCGGTCGACGTCGCGGAGATCGAACGGCGGCTCTACCGGGAGCCCGTGCGGGAGGTGGACCTGATCGTGCGGACCGGCGGCGACGAGCGCACCTCGAACTTCCTGCCGTGGTACGCGAACGGCAACGAGGCGGCCGTCTACTTCTGTGCGCCCTACTGGCCGGCGTTTTCGAAACCCGACTTCCTGCGAGGTATCCGGACCTACCAGGCGAGAGAACGCTCCTGGCGGCGCAACCGGGTCGAACGAGCGGCGACGCTGGTCCGGGCGATCGCGGCCGTCGAATTCGCGGAGGCGCGCTCGCTCGTCGGTCGGCTCCGGGACCAGTTCCCTCGCAGGGAGGCCGAGGAAATCGAGAACGTGCTCGGGGACACTGACGATCCCGACCTGGCAGACTGA
- a CDS encoding YkgJ family cysteine cluster protein yields MNSLEADLERARELDVAAIADAVESIGFECTRCGGCCTAEESDAGREPHTATVFPDEVRRLQAIGDRVWDAVARPMPYGLEDAGPSGGACGSTEGTRDPSGETFEWALAVDGCGDCVFYTETEEGVGACTVHEARPLVCRTYPFSLDVLSDRGVEEAVVERDEAVLAHECAGLGRDISRANAEAMAETLKRRAIRELEEAIAVRDSYRPTAVDGVVVHDSEGQKRPDGRRLGDGSGSDGPR; encoded by the coding sequence GTGAACTCGCTGGAAGCCGACCTCGAACGCGCTCGAGAACTCGACGTGGCGGCGATCGCGGACGCCGTCGAGTCGATCGGCTTCGAGTGCACGCGGTGTGGCGGCTGCTGTACGGCCGAGGAGTCGGACGCCGGCAGGGAACCACACACTGCAACCGTCTTTCCCGACGAAGTCAGGCGGCTTCAGGCGATCGGCGACCGCGTGTGGGACGCGGTCGCCAGACCGATGCCCTACGGGCTCGAGGACGCTGGCCCGAGCGGAGGGGCCTGCGGGTCGACGGAGGGAACTCGCGATCCGAGCGGGGAGACGTTCGAGTGGGCACTTGCAGTCGACGGCTGTGGCGACTGCGTCTTTTATACCGAAACCGAGGAGGGCGTCGGCGCGTGCACGGTCCACGAAGCGCGTCCGCTCGTGTGTCGGACGTACCCGTTCTCGCTGGACGTGCTGTCGGACCGGGGGGTGGAGGAAGCCGTCGTCGAACGCGACGAGGCGGTCCTGGCACACGAATGTGCGGGACTCGGACGCGACATCTCGCGGGCGAACGCCGAAGCGATGGCTGAGACGCTGAAACGGCGGGCGATCCGGGAGCTCGAGGAAGCCATCGCGGTCCGCGACAGCTACCGACCGACGGCCGTCGACGGGGTGGTCGTCCACGACTCCGAGGGACAAAAGCGACCGGACGGGAGGCGCCTCGGGGACGGGTCCGGATCGGACGGACCCAGGTAG
- a CDS encoding uS10/mL48 family ribosomal protein has translation MTFVTKLTFQSGDRAVLEDTVEEIKGMLERKGVECKGPHSSPPEKLRVPLSRRLDAGDTFDPWTYTVYTRRMEIHGAEHIAREVGHMDFPDSLHVEIEVGRKRPLGYRRN, from the coding sequence ATGACCTTCGTCACGAAACTCACCTTCCAGTCGGGCGACAGGGCGGTTCTCGAGGACACCGTCGAGGAAATCAAAGGGATGCTCGAACGCAAGGGAGTCGAGTGCAAGGGGCCACACTCCTCTCCCCCGGAGAAGCTCCGCGTGCCGCTGTCCCGCCGGCTCGACGCCGGCGACACGTTCGACCCGTGGACCTACACCGTCTACACTCGCCGGATGGAGATCCACGGCGCCGAACACATCGCCCGGGAGGTGGGTCACATGGACTTTCCCGACTCGCTTCACGTCGAAATCGAGGTCGGCCGGAAACGGCCGCTGGGCTACCGCCGGAACTGA